In the genome of Spirochaetia bacterium, one region contains:
- a CDS encoding metallophosphoesterase yields MRILCIADDMDRLVYSQHIKDNFADVDAVISAGDLSLRYYEFIVSSLNKPLFFVFGNHNLQEFDALVKASGSSLGHMSEYTAPAPSPSIFCGGELVDGKVLRDKRTGLIIVGLGGSYNYNNGKHQYTDHQMMSRIFKMVPKLLYNKLRYGRYLDILVTHAPPLGFNDEIDRCHRGFSAFLTFMDWFKPKYLLHGHVHLTDSNARRVVYYKRTKIINIYKSYILDDDTIGKKRRETGKGKS; encoded by the coding sequence ATGAGGATACTTTGCATTGCTGATGATATGGACAGATTGGTGTATTCCCAGCACATCAAAGATAATTTTGCAGATGTCGATGCGGTGATATCGGCGGGAGATTTGTCTCTGCGCTATTATGAATTCATTGTTTCTTCTCTTAACAAACCTTTGTTCTTTGTTTTTGGAAACCATAACCTCCAGGAATTTGATGCATTGGTGAAGGCAAGCGGCAGTAGTTTGGGGCATATGTCCGAATACACTGCGCCAGCCCCATCTCCTTCTATCTTCTGTGGCGGGGAACTTGTTGATGGGAAAGTCCTGAGGGATAAGCGGACTGGTCTGATTATCGTGGGACTCGGCGGCTCCTACAACTATAACAATGGCAAGCATCAGTATACTGATCACCAGATGATGTCCAGAATTTTCAAGATGGTACCGAAATTGCTTTACAATAAGCTGCGCTATGGACGATATCTTGATATTTTGGTCACGCATGCACCTCCTTTGGGTTTCAATGATGAAATTGATCGCTGTCATCGGGGATTTTCTGCTTTTCTGACATTCATGGATTGGTTTAAACCGAAGTATCTTTTGCATGGACATGTACATCTTACTGATTCCAATGCCCGTAGAGTCGTTTATTACAAAAGGACAAAAATCATCAACATCTATAAAAGTTATATTCTGGATGATGATACCATCGGGAAGAAAAGGCGAGAAACTGGAAAAGGAAAATCATGA
- a CDS encoding carbohydrate ABC transporter permease: MKRKAPRNWMQVLIFMILLILSLPIIVGYIWLFISTFSKITHGFIPVDENGHIGGFTLQNWTFLKKPEVWIATGNTLIMALTMTIGIVLISALAGYALSRIKFAGRKSFLSLTLVLHAFPSVTLLIAIYFVLRFFAKIPILETFMGYNTIGGVVFVSLAMMLPLGIWLMKGFFDNVSWDVERAALIDGCSRARTFWKIMFPQVRPGIAALGIFSFMTGWSSFIIPYTFLSGGAKHEVISMYLNTMIHSDTNSINYNVLAAVGLFQLIPILIFYFFNQKHLMNIFSGGTHGGV; this comes from the coding sequence ATGAAAAGAAAAGCTCCGAGGAACTGGATGCAGGTCCTCATATTCATGATTCTTTTGATACTTTCATTACCGATAATCGTAGGATATATCTGGTTGTTTATCTCAACATTCTCCAAGATTACACACGGATTCATCCCCGTGGATGAAAATGGACATATCGGAGGTTTTACCTTACAGAATTGGACATTCCTGAAGAAACCTGAAGTCTGGATTGCTACCGGCAATACTCTTATCATGGCTCTGACCATGACCATCGGCATTGTCCTCATTTCAGCATTGGCCGGCTATGCTTTGTCCAGAATCAAATTTGCAGGAAGGAAAAGCTTCCTTTCCCTGACCTTGGTTCTCCATGCCTTTCCAAGCGTCACGCTTCTCATTGCAATATATTTTGTACTTAGGTTCTTTGCCAAGATACCGATACTTGAGACTTTCATGGGTTATAACACCATCGGAGGTGTCGTCTTCGTCAGTCTGGCTATGATGTTGCCTCTAGGTATCTGGCTTATGAAAGGATTCTTTGACAATGTTTCGTGGGATGTCGAACGTGCAGCGTTGATCGACGGGTGTTCACGTGCAAGGACCTTCTGGAAAATCATGTTTCCCCAAGTCCGCCCAGGCATTGCTGCCCTTGGTATATTTTCATTCATGACAGGATGGAGTTCCTTTATAATTCCCTACACTTTCCTGTCTGGAGGAGCAAAGCATGAAGTCATCTCGATGTACCTCAATACAATGATACACAGTGATACGAATTCAATAAACTACAATGTACTGGCCGCAGTCGGTCTGTTCCAGCTCATTCCCATATTGATTTTCTATTTCTTCAACCAGAAACACCTGATGAATATCTTCAGCGGTGGTACCCATGGCGGCGTTTGA
- a CDS encoding NAD(P)H-dependent oxidoreductase, with protein MKRCSIILHSVNGNCFIMGRYLKDLMEERNCDARLYRVQDDDLHIWANKFETANDFLEDILALPIANTSTLKKSDMIILGCPTLFGNVTAEMKAFLDTTYEMSETRELESKFFACFTSCTHSTCEGAHAIDSMLLWAQNMGLIHIPFGVHTDIDFDNQPVAGIVHLEGEESMIRPSERLGNVMTCYADNLAAYIQEDEQQ; from the coding sequence ATGAAAAGATGCTCCATCATCCTACACAGTGTCAATGGAAATTGTTTCATCATGGGACGATACCTGAAGGATCTCATGGAAGAAAGGAATTGTGATGCCAGGCTCTACCGGGTGCAAGACGATGATTTGCACATCTGGGCCAATAAATTCGAGACTGCCAATGATTTCCTGGAAGACATACTGGCGCTTCCCATTGCCAACACATCGACTTTGAAGAAAAGCGATATGATTATTTTGGGATGTCCGACTTTATTCGGGAATGTCACTGCAGAAATGAAAGCATTCCTCGACACGACCTATGAAATGTCTGAAACCAGGGAACTGGAATCAAAATTCTTTGCCTGTTTTACCAGCTGTACCCACTCCACCTGCGAGGGCGCCCATGCAATTGATTCAATGCTCCTGTGGGCTCAGAATATGGGACTGATACACATACCTTTCGGCGTACATACCGATATCGATTTTGATAACCAACCAGTCGCAGGTATCGTCCACCTGGAAGGAGAAGAAAGCATGATACGCCCCAGCGAAAGACTGGGAAATGTCATGACCTGTTATGCAGACAATCTTGCCGCATATATCCAGGAGGATGAACAGCAATAG
- a CDS encoding ABC transporter ATP-binding protein: MDVYLKHLTKKFGNTKAVDDLSLEIKSGEFVAFLGPSGCGKTTTLLMTAGIYRPDEGEIFFGDQDVTYMQPKDRNIGMVFQSYALYPHMNVYENIAFSMKLKKRPEDEMKKEVHEVADMLGIGNLLKRMPGELSGGQQQRVALGRALVKKPNLLLFDEPLSNLDARLRISMRSEIRRLQKDLGITCIYVTHDQIEAMTMADKVAVIKSGKLQTYEPPIKLHDEPKNLFIGQFVGNPPMNTWHTTLKEKDGTCHVVMPDGVLMKTNLTCSLPKDKDLVTGIRPEDIVIQDEPTEGTSSAEITLIEPLGRDNMLDCKCGSINFELLADPKKKLAVGDRIYFKADPTAWQIFDAATYESLLW; the protein is encoded by the coding sequence ATGGACGTATATTTGAAACATCTGACGAAAAAATTCGGTAACACGAAAGCCGTCGACGATCTCAGCTTAGAAATAAAAAGCGGTGAGTTTGTTGCCTTCCTGGGGCCTTCCGGCTGCGGGAAGACAACGACATTGCTTATGACTGCAGGCATCTATCGCCCTGATGAAGGAGAAATCTTTTTTGGCGATCAAGATGTTACCTACATGCAACCGAAGGACAGGAACATAGGCATGGTCTTCCAAAGCTATGCACTGTACCCACATATGAATGTCTATGAAAACATAGCATTCTCCATGAAACTGAAGAAACGTCCTGAAGATGAAATGAAAAAGGAAGTCCATGAAGTAGCTGACATGCTCGGTATAGGCAACTTGCTCAAAAGGATGCCCGGAGAGCTATCCGGAGGACAACAGCAAAGAGTCGCACTGGGACGAGCATTGGTAAAGAAACCGAATCTGCTGCTTTTTGATGAACCTCTTTCGAATTTGGATGCAAGACTGAGGATTTCCATGCGCAGTGAAATCAGGCGCCTGCAGAAAGACCTTGGCATTACATGCATATATGTTACCCATGATCAGATTGAAGCCATGACAATGGCAGATAAGGTAGCAGTGATCAAGAGCGGAAAGCTACAGACATATGAACCGCCGATCAAACTTCATGACGAGCCGAAGAATCTGTTCATCGGACAGTTCGTTGGTAACCCACCGATGAACACATGGCATACGACTTTGAAAGAAAAGGATGGAACCTGTCACGTAGTAATGCCTGACGGGGTACTGATGAAGACAAACCTTACCTGCTCATTGCCGAAAGACAAGGATTTGGTTACAGGCATCAGGCCTGAAGACATAGTCATACAAGATGAACCGACGGAAGGTACTTCCTCTGCAGAAATCACACTGATCGAACCACTGGGAAGAGACAATATGTTGGATTGTAAATGTGGTTCTATTAATTTTGAACTTCTGGCAGATCCAAAGAAAAAGCTTGCAGTCGGTGATAGGATATATTTCAAGGCCGATCCCACAGCATGGCAAATATTTGATGCAGCCACATACGAATCATTGCTTTGGTAA
- a CDS encoding IclR family transcriptional regulator → MEETKGQSNAAARTISILEILSVHKKINLENLSKESHLPKATLLRFLTTLTTLGYVHRDGNDLYSLTLKLFSVGSRCLQHIDLLEAARPEAETLSNNLGETVHMGIMEDSQAVYILKVESSHTIRMYSRVGKTIPLYCTAIGKVLLSGLTQEQQETYMEKTPLIPFTPQTLDRKGLEKELKAASLKGWAWDAQEHEQGITCIAGRITDYTGKTVAALSVSWPQFRFKPELLDNYCGKIKESCRHISSFLGTDELQLDPAQ, encoded by the coding sequence ATGGAAGAAACCAAGGGACAATCCAATGCAGCGGCAAGGACCATTTCCATCCTGGAAATACTCTCAGTCCACAAGAAAATCAATTTGGAAAACTTGTCAAAGGAATCACATCTGCCAAAGGCAACCTTGCTGAGGTTCCTTACGACCCTTACGACCCTTGGTTATGTCCATAGAGATGGAAATGACCTATATAGCCTGACACTGAAACTTTTTTCAGTAGGTTCCCGATGTCTCCAACACATCGATTTACTGGAAGCCGCAAGACCGGAAGCAGAAACCCTGAGCAACAACCTTGGAGAAACAGTCCACATGGGTATCATGGAAGATTCACAGGCAGTATATATACTGAAAGTCGAATCCTCACATACTATCAGGATGTATTCAAGGGTAGGAAAAACAATCCCGCTTTATTGTACTGCAATAGGCAAGGTTCTTCTTTCGGGACTTACGCAAGAACAGCAAGAAACATACATGGAAAAGACCCCGCTGATTCCTTTTACTCCACAGACCTTAGATAGAAAAGGGTTGGAAAAAGAACTGAAAGCTGCAAGCCTAAAAGGCTGGGCGTGGGATGCCCAGGAGCATGAACAGGGAATTACCTGCATTGCCGGCAGAATTACCGACTATACGGGAAAAACAGTGGCAGCATTGAGTGTATCATGGCCTCAGTTCAGGTTCAAACCTGAGCTTTTGGACAATTACTGTGGAAAAATCAAGGAAAGCTGCAGACATATCTCCTCTTTCCTCGGAACAGATGAACTTCAACTGGATCCAGCACAATAA
- a CDS encoding GntR family transcriptional regulator: MLITPINNETKSTQIANKLEEMILAKKFKAGEPLPSQHELATTFSASSRSVREAFKNLEAKGLIQVSQGKRAIVKSNNLDQFVESLSMSMLSKQVPDKKLLADLMQVRTTIEVSATRELSRNPTRMLIVRSLDRCCTKLESILTTLDENPRDVESLRQFKQMDFEFHTTLIKSNDNIILNSIYENLSPQLYAALDRLKETLAEKRKKVNEYRYLVEALENGQTDLAVALTLVNLTNIKDKFDQLDF, encoded by the coding sequence ATGCTCATAACACCTATAAACAATGAAACAAAATCGACACAAATTGCAAACAAATTGGAAGAGATGATCCTAGCCAAGAAATTCAAGGCAGGCGAACCTCTGCCAAGCCAGCATGAACTTGCTACGACATTCTCCGCATCCAGCCGTTCTGTCAGGGAAGCATTCAAAAATCTTGAAGCAAAAGGCCTGATCCAAGTGAGCCAAGGGAAAAGAGCTATCGTAAAAAGCAACAATCTTGACCAATTCGTCGAGTCCCTGTCAATGTCAATGCTTTCAAAGCAAGTACCAGATAAAAAACTTCTGGCAGATCTCATGCAGGTACGCACCACAATTGAAGTATCCGCGACAAGGGAACTGTCTCGAAATCCAACAAGAATGCTTATTGTACGATCCTTGGACCGCTGCTGTACAAAATTGGAAAGCATCCTGACCACTCTTGATGAAAACCCAAGGGATGTAGAATCACTGAGGCAATTCAAACAGATGGACTTTGAGTTCCATACGACATTGATCAAATCAAATGATAACATCATACTGAATTCAATCTATGAAAATCTGTCTCCTCAGCTATATGCTGCATTGGACCGTCTGAAGGAAACGCTGGCAGAAAAGCGAAAGAAGGTAAATGAATATCGCTACCTCGTAGAAGCATTGGAAAATGGCCAGACAGATTTGGCAGTTGCTTTGACTTTGGTAAACCTTACGAATATCAAAGACAAGTTTGACCAATTGGATTTCTAG
- a CDS encoding L-lactate dehydrogenase gives MKNKVTIIGSGSVGATIAYTMTVTGIASEIVMIDINVEKSLGEALDIKQGLPFCPPVSIYAGSYADAKDSDIVIITSGVARKPGQSRLDLAQTNVNIMKSVIPAITKEAPDAIYIVVANPVDILTYQFYKTSGLPAAHILGSGTILDTARLRSRIADYYKINQKNVHAFVFGEHGDSSFVPWSLANISNIPIDSYESCLAPKDAVSLPLVHEEVEDYIRKSGAKIIARKGATFYAVAISVCHICRCILSSTESTLTVSTMMQGEYGISDVCLSTLTVIGNNGVKSHVVAPLQPDEITKLQHSAQCLRHTISDISF, from the coding sequence ATGAAGAACAAAGTGACCATTATTGGATCTGGAAGCGTAGGAGCTACCATAGCTTATACTATGACCGTAACAGGCATTGCTTCTGAAATCGTCATGATAGACATCAATGTCGAAAAATCCCTTGGCGAAGCCTTGGATATCAAACAAGGACTCCCATTCTGTCCGCCTGTTTCCATCTATGCCGGTTCATACGCCGATGCCAAGGATTCCGATATCGTCATTATTACCAGCGGTGTTGCACGCAAGCCAGGCCAGTCAAGGCTGGACCTTGCACAGACAAATGTCAACATCATGAAATCAGTCATACCGGCAATAACAAAGGAAGCTCCCGATGCTATTTATATTGTCGTCGCAAACCCTGTTGATATCCTGACTTATCAATTTTATAAGACTTCGGGATTACCTGCTGCGCACATCCTTGGATCCGGTACCATCCTTGACACGGCACGCCTTCGCTCAAGAATTGCAGATTATTACAAAATCAATCAGAAAAATGTACATGCCTTTGTCTTTGGAGAACATGGTGACAGTTCCTTTGTCCCATGGTCCTTGGCAAACATCTCCAATATCCCAATTGATTCCTATGAAAGTTGTCTGGCCCCAAAGGATGCCGTCAGTCTGCCCCTGGTACATGAAGAAGTGGAAGACTACATAAGGAAATCCGGAGCAAAGATCATAGCAAGGAAAGGTGCTACCTTCTATGCAGTTGCAATATCAGTCTGTCATATCTGCAGATGTATCCTCAGCAGCACTGAATCGACACTTACTGTATCAACTATGATGCAAGGTGAATACGGAATCAGCGATGTATGCCTCAGCACCCTTACGGTAATAGGCAACAACGGTGTAAAATCACATGTAGTGGCACCGTTGCAACCTGATGAAATTACAAAGTTACAGCACAGCGCCCAGTGTCTTAGACACACAATTTCTGACATTTCATTCTAG
- a CDS encoding ATP-binding cassette domain-containing protein: MDTLIDVEHATVRRQGKDILEDCSIRINAGEHIAILGPNGAGKSTLLQICSMEIHPLWTENLKVMRFGETRINQEILRQHLGCVSSTIMSMCNTTYTAREVVAGGLLSSFGLDFHHHLTDEMWQAVDNALEENDCGKLASQYMNRLSSGEAQRVLLARALVHDPQLLLLDEAANGLDFPSRALYRKALAQTIEKGKTIVMVTHELSQILPQINRIILMAGGRIVADGTKKELLNEGILSKLYGQQVFVAERNGLYSAWC, encoded by the coding sequence ATGGACACCCTCATTGATGTGGAACATGCCACAGTAAGAAGACAAGGAAAAGATATACTCGAAGATTGTTCCATACGGATCAATGCAGGAGAACACATTGCCATCCTTGGACCCAACGGTGCAGGAAAAAGTACATTGCTCCAGATCTGCTCCATGGAAATCCATCCGCTCTGGACAGAAAATCTAAAAGTAATGAGATTCGGCGAAACAAGGATAAACCAGGAAATACTACGTCAGCATCTCGGCTGTGTATCCAGTACCATCATGTCCATGTGCAATACTACCTACACGGCAAGGGAAGTTGTTGCCGGAGGTCTGCTATCTTCGTTCGGATTGGACTTTCACCATCATCTGACCGATGAAATGTGGCAGGCCGTCGACAATGCTTTGGAAGAAAACGATTGTGGCAAACTGGCATCACAATATATGAACCGTCTTTCCTCAGGAGAGGCCCAAAGGGTACTTCTGGCCCGTGCACTGGTGCATGACCCGCAGCTGCTGTTGCTCGATGAAGCAGCAAATGGCCTGGATTTTCCCTCCAGGGCCCTTTATAGGAAGGCTTTGGCACAAACAATTGAAAAAGGAAAGACAATCGTGATGGTTACCCATGAGCTTTCTCAGATTCTTCCGCAGATCAACAGGATTATTCTTATGGCTGGAGGCAGAATCGTTGCCGACGGAACTAAAAAAGAATTGCTCAATGAAGGGATTCTGAGCAAGTTATATGGGCAACAGGTCTTTGTAGCTGAAAGAAACGGACTTTATTCCGCTTGGTGCTGA
- a CDS encoding transcriptional regulator, whose translation MDNEISYQTENDFEKAKTRARMQVLLSTLRWKNTDLLSFYEVTDLIKPKNQTYRGMQTIPIKNIIGSEGRHRDFSMAFYPKKEMLKERWKSIDQAHLNLVELPAISVYKLGDWYFVRDGNHRVSVAKSQGVSYIDAEVVELDSEISLEQGMTMKQLKKKVIQYERKQFLDQYHAQDFLPMDEITFTSPGMYPQLVNHILVHKYYINENRKDEVSFRDAAVSWYENVYSPIIEQCRKDHLLASFPGNTEGDLYMWIVRHWDELKKVSGSQDVSIESATIDYKRRYGKGGLTRWIRLIQSFFSKKNN comes from the coding sequence ATGGACAATGAAATCTCTTACCAAACAGAAAATGATTTTGAGAAAGCAAAGACCCGGGCTCGGATGCAGGTGCTGCTTTCGACGCTGAGATGGAAGAATACGGATTTGCTTTCCTTCTATGAAGTAACTGATCTTATCAAGCCGAAGAACCAGACATACAGAGGGATGCAGACCATACCGATAAAGAACATCATCGGCAGTGAAGGAAGGCATAGGGATTTTTCCATGGCATTTTATCCCAAGAAAGAAATGTTGAAAGAGCGATGGAAAAGCATAGACCAGGCTCATCTGAATCTTGTTGAACTTCCTGCGATCAGTGTCTACAAATTGGGAGACTGGTATTTTGTAAGGGATGGCAATCATCGGGTTTCCGTGGCGAAGAGCCAAGGTGTCAGCTATATAGATGCAGAGGTAGTTGAACTTGACAGTGAGATTTCTCTTGAACAGGGCATGACGATGAAGCAACTGAAGAAGAAGGTCATCCAGTATGAACGAAAACAGTTCCTTGACCAATATCATGCGCAGGACTTCCTTCCTATGGATGAGATAACATTTACTTCTCCCGGCATGTACCCGCAGCTGGTAAACCATATTCTGGTCCATAAGTACTATATAAACGAGAACAGAAAAGATGAAGTCAGTTTCAGGGATGCTGCCGTAAGTTGGTATGAGAACGTATATTCTCCTATTATCGAACAATGTCGCAAGGATCATCTTCTTGCTTCCTTTCCTGGGAATACGGAAGGAGACCTTTATATGTGGATTGTCAGACATTGGGATGAACTGAAAAAAGTCAGCGGGTCACAGGATGTCTCGATCGAGAGTGCTACCATCGATTACAAGCGGCGTTACGGTAAAGGAGGCCTGACCCGCTGGATAAGATTGATTCAAAGTTTCTTTTCCAAGAAAAATAACTGA
- a CDS encoding sugar ABC transporter permease: MKKGKRVNVAYWFILPAAIIVVIYFFLPVILTLGISFTNMSSVTGFSAWKFTGFENYLKIFQHPDAANIFASTMIYVALTLCIFNVGIGLLVSILAYHLPKRVGGFFKSLWLLPRITPTVVYVLMWTMLAADAPYGVINSIFKVPFGLSTSNLIPAHAMLFCVLVNGYIGASFGMIIFSSAIESISKDIMTSSLVDGAGFFNRARYIIIPQLRWPLLFVTTYQTLSLLTSFEYIMLLTDGNYKTNVWSLWAYHTALNNYYGNFRYGFGSALSAILVVVGIVFAVIYLKFFKFNDLVKEPLIDEM, translated from the coding sequence GTGAAAAAAGGGAAAAGGGTGAATGTTGCCTATTGGTTCATACTTCCGGCAGCAATCATTGTAGTAATTTATTTCTTCCTTCCCGTCATATTGACACTCGGAATCTCATTTACGAACATGAGTTCCGTAACAGGATTCTCGGCCTGGAAATTCACGGGATTCGAAAATTATCTCAAGATATTCCAGCATCCTGATGCTGCAAATATATTTGCTTCGACGATGATATATGTGGCTTTGACTCTTTGTATCTTCAATGTCGGTATAGGCCTGCTTGTTTCGATTCTTGCTTACCACCTGCCAAAGAGAGTCGGAGGATTCTTCAAGTCACTATGGTTGCTTCCTAGGATTACTCCGACGGTCGTCTATGTACTGATGTGGACCATGCTTGCCGCAGATGCACCATATGGGGTTATCAATTCCATTTTCAAGGTGCCGTTCGGTCTTTCTACTTCCAACCTTATACCTGCCCATGCCATGCTGTTCTGCGTATTGGTCAATGGTTATATAGGAGCATCATTCGGCATGATTATCTTCTCCTCGGCAATTGAATCCATTTCCAAGGACATCATGACTTCTTCACTCGTCGATGGAGCAGGGTTCTTCAACAGGGCCAGATATATCATCATCCCGCAATTGAGATGGCCGTTGCTGTTTGTGACAACTTACCAGACCTTGTCCTTGCTGACATCATTTGAGTATATCATGCTCCTGACTGATGGCAATTACAAAACCAATGTCTGGTCATTGTGGGCATACCATACGGCCCTTAACAACTACTATGGGAACTTCCGCTATGGATTCGGTTCTGCACTGTCAGCAATCCTGGTAGTGGTCGGTATTGTCTTTGCAGTCATCTATCTGAAATTCTTCAAGTTCAACGACTTGGTCAAAGAACCGCTGATTGATGAGATGTAG
- a CDS encoding AraC family transcriptional regulator, translating into MVPSPLDQELLLPFDLDEGGRYVILPLPAEGYVLVRPLVYRAWVLEAVLTCIAGFIERKILLSVDVGKRLLSVSSDIHKRIESIYAAKRRLGLKERTYLLEGLSAMEHLVQLGFSATGLRAWNPKLYDLSFEDTELPAVWTDKDLLSKVLLLAGAKQPVSGHWGKNGICISYAIKRLGPQIALLRCKDVMLLSGGAFSVEGNVVTLQFPFPSLDGLGIVQPDSGHTLVVRDLADRSLDACLHFSKTMEEFPDAPLAFLHLREPIGVPRILLKEKGKAFALVRGSVIPPSGWSSTLLVHAEDDLMQLISDYLPEILLVDHLTLPEISKIRQVVPEGWILLIKPTEVDQSLYEVSRLLLLSPILLENNHFLTHLESLLAGTCTTTVSSGLPVKRAVVYMEKNLSRPLARWQIAEAAVASEDYLSRCFKREFGLSPWDYLIAIRMQKGRDLLGKGHLTIRDVAEACGYRNQAYFSKVFKDYFGSAPKKFRT; encoded by the coding sequence ATGGTTCCAAGTCCTTTGGACCAGGAGCTTTTGCTTCCGTTTGATCTGGATGAAGGCGGCAGATATGTTATCCTTCCGTTACCTGCAGAAGGGTATGTTCTCGTCCGTCCTCTTGTATACAGAGCTTGGGTACTTGAGGCTGTATTGACATGCATAGCTGGTTTCATTGAAAGAAAGATTCTTCTGTCTGTCGACGTTGGCAAAAGGCTTCTGTCTGTTTCGTCGGATATCCATAAGAGGATCGAGAGTATTTATGCTGCAAAAAGACGATTGGGGCTCAAGGAACGGACCTATCTGCTTGAAGGACTTTCCGCAATGGAACACCTCGTCCAGTTAGGCTTTTCTGCAACAGGGCTCCGTGCTTGGAATCCAAAACTGTATGATTTGTCTTTTGAAGATACAGAGCTTCCGGCTGTTTGGACTGATAAGGACCTTCTTTCCAAGGTCCTCTTGCTGGCAGGTGCAAAACAACCTGTATCTGGTCATTGGGGAAAAAACGGCATTTGTATTTCCTATGCTATAAAACGACTTGGTCCACAGATTGCCTTGCTCAGATGCAAGGATGTCATGTTGCTTTCGGGAGGAGCTTTTTCCGTTGAAGGAAATGTGGTTACCTTGCAGTTTCCTTTTCCATCACTTGATGGTCTTGGTATTGTTCAGCCTGACAGTGGTCATACATTGGTTGTCAGGGACTTAGCGGATAGAAGCCTAGATGCCTGCTTGCATTTTTCCAAAACTATGGAAGAATTTCCCGATGCTCCCTTGGCTTTTCTTCATTTGAGGGAACCCATCGGTGTTCCTCGGATTCTTCTGAAGGAAAAAGGCAAGGCTTTTGCGCTTGTCCGAGGTTCTGTTATCCCTCCATCCGGATGGTCATCAACACTGCTGGTGCATGCTGAGGATGATTTGATGCAATTGATTTCCGATTATCTGCCTGAAATACTTTTGGTGGACCATCTGACACTTCCTGAAATTTCAAAAATTCGTCAGGTCGTACCAGAGGGCTGGATACTGCTGATCAAACCGACTGAGGTTGACCAATCTTTGTATGAGGTCTCTCGGTTGCTGTTGCTTTCTCCTATCTTATTGGAAAATAATCATTTCCTTACGCATCTTGAATCATTGCTTGCCGGTACATGTACAACGACTGTTTCCAGTGGATTACCTGTCAAAAGGGCCGTAGTATATATGGAAAAAAATCTTTCCAGACCTCTTGCCCGTTGGCAGATAGCAGAAGCTGCTGTCGCAAGCGAAGACTATCTTTCTCGTTGCTTCAAGCGTGAATTCGGACTGAGTCCTTGGGATTACCTTATTGCTATCCGTATGCAGAAGGGACGGGATTTGCTTGGGAAAGGCCATTTGACCATCAGGGATGTGGCAGAAGCCTGCGGGTATCGGAACCAGGCATATTTCAGCAAAGTATTCAAGGATTACTTCGGGAGTGCTCCAAAGAAATTCCGAACCTGA